CGCCCAGCGCGGAGGCGGCGGAGAAGCCGGCGAACGCCCAGCTGCCCAGGTTCATCGGCGAGAGCGGCTTGACGATGCGGAGCATGTGGTGGAAGCGCGCCGGCCGGCCGAGGTCGAGGACGAGCAGCGCCGGCGCCGGCGCGATCGCCACCGCGGAGACGAGATGGCCGGCCCGCGCCACCGGGCGCGCCCCCTCCCCGCCGAACCATCGGGCCAGGGCGGCGATCAGGTAGGCGGAGCCGGAGACGCCGCCGAGGAAGAAGTACCAGATGATCAGGTGGTGCCAGGGCGGCGCGTTGAGCACCGGCTGGCCGGCATAGCCGGGGCGGTCGGCGCCGCCGCCGGCGCTGCGCGGGGTCATCGCCGCGCGCCCCGCCGCAGCGAGAGCGCCGACAGCACCGCCCAGGCGACGCCCACGGCGAGGTGCCCCGAGTAGCTGGGCAGCAGGTTGTGCCGCCCGGTGCGCGCGGCCATCGGCAGCCCGTGCCTGCGGGGGTCGTCGCTGAGCACGAAGAGGGCGTGCAGCCCCGACGCGAGCTGGTCGGAGTCGCCCCACAGCCGGGCGCCCGCCGAGCCCCGCCGCCGCAGCTCGGCGACCCGCTCGCGGCCGCGCTCGGCGAGCTCGTCGAGCCGCCCGAAGGCGATCGAACCGGTGGGACAGGCCTTCGCGCAGGCCGGCTGCTCGTCGATCTGGAGGCGGTCGTAGCAGAGCGTGCACTTGTGGGCGCCGTGGTCGACCTCCGACCGGGCGATGACCCCGAAGGGGCAGGCGCCGACGCAGTAGCCGCAGCCGTTGCAGATGTCGTCCTGGACGAACACGGTGCCGAACTCGGTGCGGACGATGGCGCCGGTCGGGCACACGTTCATGCAGCCGGCATCCTCGCAGTGCTTGCAGACGTCGGAGATGAAGAGCCAGCGGCCGCCCTCCCGGGAGGCGTCGAACTGCTCGAGGAACTTCACGTGCCGCCAGGTGTCGCCGCCGAGGTGACCGGTGTTGTCGTAGCTGATCCCGAGCCAGTCGTTGCCGTCGGCGGGCAGCCGGTTCCACTGCTTGCAGGCCACCTCGCAGGCCTTGCAGCCGATGCAGATCGTCGAGTCGGTGAGGAAGCCGACGGTGGGGCGCTGCGGCCGCGGCTCGGCGCGCGCCCAGGGGTTGCTCGGCAGCGACGGCATCAGCGAGGCCGCCGCCCGGGACGCACCGCGCACATCAGCGCCTTGGTCTCGTTGATGAACACGTTGGGCTCCTCGGTGAGCGAGAGCAGGTCGTTGGCGATGTCG
The window above is part of the Candidatus Dormiibacterota bacterium genome. Proteins encoded here:
- a CDS encoding 4Fe-4S dicluster domain-containing protein, with translation MPSLPSNPWARAEPRPQRPTVGFLTDSTICIGCKACEVACKQWNRLPADGNDWLGISYDNTGHLGGDTWRHVKFLEQFDASREGGRWLFISDVCKHCEDAGCMNVCPTGAIVRTEFGTVFVQDDICNGCGYCVGACPFGVIARSEVDHGAHKCTLCYDRLQIDEQPACAKACPTGSIAFGRLDELAERGRERVAELRRRGSAGARLWGDSDQLASGLHALFVLSDDPRRHGLPMAARTGRHNLLPSYSGHLAVGVAWAVLSALSLRRGARR